A stretch of the Streptosporangium sp. NBC_01755 genome encodes the following:
- the rimO gene encoding 30S ribosomal protein S12 methylthiotransferase RimO, with protein sequence MSSRRTASLITLGCARNEVDSEELAARLEAAGWQLGDDDPDVVVVNTCGFIDSAKKDSIDTLLAAADSGAKVVAAGCMAERYGDQLADALPEAAAVISFDDYTEIGPRLDDVLAGRPLVPHSPRDRRTLLPISPVERAAAPKTAIPGHGELPEGLAPASGPRPLRKRLGEGPVASLKLASGCDRRCTFCAIPAFRGAYVSRRSEELLGEAAWLAEQGVKELVLVSENSTSYGKDLGDLRALEKLLPSLAATEGIKRVRVSYLQPAELRPGLLEIISSTEGVAPYFDLSFQHASGPVLRRMRRFGDPARFLDLLESIRAHAPEAGVRSNFIVGFPGETEEEFGELVGFLEKARLDVIGIFGYSDEDGTEAAALPGKLDQEIVDARLSALTELAEELMAQRAEERIGTEVDVLIEEDLGDGGYEGRAAHQGPEVDGSVTVQGIGLVPGQIVRAVVVDSEGVDLIARIKAAP encoded by the coding sequence ATGTCATCCCGCCGAACCGCATCGCTGATCACACTTGGTTGCGCACGCAACGAGGTCGACTCCGAAGAGCTCGCCGCTCGTCTTGAGGCTGCCGGCTGGCAGCTGGGCGACGACGATCCCGACGTCGTCGTCGTCAACACGTGTGGCTTCATCGACTCAGCGAAAAAGGACTCCATCGACACGCTGCTCGCCGCGGCCGACTCCGGGGCCAAGGTGGTCGCCGCGGGCTGCATGGCCGAGCGGTACGGTGACCAGCTCGCCGACGCGCTGCCCGAGGCCGCGGCGGTCATCTCCTTCGACGACTACACCGAGATCGGCCCCCGCCTCGACGACGTGCTGGCGGGCAGGCCGCTCGTCCCGCACAGCCCTCGTGACCGCAGGACCCTGCTGCCCATCTCGCCGGTGGAGCGCGCCGCCGCCCCCAAGACCGCCATTCCCGGCCACGGCGAGCTGCCCGAGGGCCTGGCACCCGCCAGCGGCCCCCGGCCGCTCCGCAAGCGCCTGGGCGAAGGGCCGGTGGCCTCGCTGAAGCTGGCCTCCGGCTGCGACCGGCGCTGCACGTTCTGCGCCATCCCCGCCTTCCGCGGGGCGTACGTCTCGCGCCGCTCCGAGGAACTCCTCGGTGAGGCCGCGTGGCTGGCCGAGCAGGGTGTCAAGGAGTTGGTGCTGGTCAGTGAGAACTCCACCTCCTATGGCAAGGACCTGGGCGACCTGCGGGCGCTGGAGAAGCTGCTGCCCTCGCTCGCCGCGACCGAGGGCATCAAACGGGTGCGCGTCAGCTACCTGCAGCCCGCCGAGCTCCGCCCGGGGCTGCTGGAGATCATCTCCTCGACCGAGGGGGTTGCCCCCTACTTCGACCTGTCCTTCCAGCACGCCAGCGGTCCGGTGCTGCGCCGGATGCGCCGCTTCGGTGACCCCGCGCGCTTCCTCGACCTTCTGGAGTCGATCCGCGCGCACGCCCCGGAGGCGGGCGTGCGCTCCAACTTCATCGTGGGCTTCCCCGGCGAGACCGAGGAGGAGTTCGGCGAGCTGGTGGGCTTTCTGGAGAAGGCCAGGCTCGACGTGATCGGCATCTTCGGCTACTCCGACGAGGACGGCACGGAGGCGGCCGCACTCCCCGGCAAGCTTGACCAGGAGATCGTCGACGCCCGCCTGTCCGCGCTCACCGAGCTGGCCGAGGAGCTCATGGCCCAGCGGGCCGAGGAGCGGATCGGCACCGAGGTCGACGTCCTGATCGAGGAGGACCTGGGCGACGGCGGCTACGAGGGCCGCGCAGCCCATCAGGGGCCCGAGGTCGACGGCTCGGTGACGGTCCAGGGCATCGGGCTGGTCCCCGGCCAGATCGTCCGGGCCGTCGTGGTCGACTCGGAGGGGGTCGACCTGATCGCCCGCATCAAGGCGGCCCCATGA
- the pgsA gene encoding CDP-diacylglycerol--glycerol-3-phosphate 3-phosphatidyltransferase, with translation MTNTPETGTDSTAAPVRPKVSAWNIANVVTVIRLAMVPFFAACLFLPGSGWRVAALVVFMVASFTDLLDGELARRYGLITDFGKIADPIADKALIGAALISLSVLEELPWWVTIVILGRELGVTALRFAVIRHGVIPASYGGKVKTVLQIAAIVSYIWPGVPEVIRWVVMGAAAVVTVGTGLDYVIRAIKLRQVAKRARAV, from the coding sequence ATGACCAACACGCCAGAGACCGGCACCGACTCGACAGCGGCACCCGTGCGCCCCAAGGTGAGCGCGTGGAACATCGCCAATGTCGTGACGGTGATACGACTGGCGATGGTTCCCTTCTTCGCGGCCTGCCTCTTCCTGCCGGGATCCGGCTGGAGGGTCGCCGCGCTGGTGGTCTTCATGGTGGCCTCGTTCACCGACCTGCTCGACGGCGAGCTGGCCCGCCGCTACGGCCTGATCACCGATTTCGGGAAGATCGCCGATCCGATCGCCGACAAGGCCCTCATCGGTGCCGCGCTGATCAGCCTGTCGGTGCTGGAGGAGCTGCCCTGGTGGGTCACCATCGTGATCCTGGGCAGGGAGCTGGGCGTCACCGCGCTGAGGTTCGCGGTCATCCGGCACGGCGTCATCCCGGCCAGTTACGGTGGGAAGGTGAAGACCGTCCTGCAGATCGCCGCGATAGTCTCATACATCTGGCCGGGTGTGCCCGAGGTGATCCGCTGGGTCGTCATGGGAGCGGCTGCCGTCGTCACCGTCGGCACCGGCCTTGACTACGTGATCCGGGCGATCAAGCTCCGGCAGGTCGCGAAGCGGGCGCGGGCCGTATGA
- a CDS encoding CinA family protein, with protein MSHRLLATTTVLSLLIRRGETVAVAESLTAGLIGAALTDPPGASAAFVGGVVSYSTELKRRLLGVPADLLDREGAVHPQVAAAMATGVRLLAGSTYGLAVTGVAGPDPQDGKQAGTVHLAVSGPDGRVWHRDPQLAGTREQIRESTVNEAVDLLLGVLEANVGEHSG; from the coding sequence ATGAGCCACCGCCTGCTCGCGACCACCACGGTCCTCTCCCTCCTCATCCGCAGGGGAGAGACGGTGGCGGTGGCCGAGTCACTGACCGCCGGGCTGATCGGGGCGGCCCTCACCGATCCGCCGGGAGCCTCCGCGGCCTTCGTGGGAGGGGTCGTCTCCTACTCCACCGAGCTCAAGCGGCGGCTGCTGGGCGTCCCCGCGGACCTGCTCGACCGCGAGGGCGCCGTGCACCCGCAGGTCGCCGCCGCCATGGCGACCGGGGTGCGTCTCCTGGCCGGTTCCACCTACGGTCTGGCCGTCACCGGTGTGGCCGGTCCCGACCCACAGGACGGTAAACAGGCCGGTACGGTTCACCTCGCCGTTAGTGGTCCGGACGGACGGGTATGGCACCGGGATCCGCAACTCGCGGGGACTCGTGAGCAGATTCGAGAATCGACGGTGAATGAGGCTGTGGACCTTCTTCTAGGTGTGCTGGAGGCGAACGTGGGGGAACATTCCGGGTGA
- a CDS encoding helix-turn-helix domain-containing protein: MVLLRQLLGDVLRRLRVRQSRTLREVSTLARVSLGYLSEVERGQKEASSELLASICGALGVPLSQVLREVSDQFALAELQHAPVLAGDVPERERLPIPETVPDSVFPEVNDMVAA; encoded by the coding sequence ATGGTCCTGCTGCGTCAGCTGCTCGGTGACGTGCTGCGGCGGCTGAGGGTGCGGCAGAGTCGCACCCTGCGTGAGGTGTCCACACTGGCTCGGGTTTCTCTTGGCTACTTGTCCGAGGTGGAGCGTGGCCAGAAGGAGGCCTCTTCAGAGCTGCTCGCGTCGATTTGCGGTGCCCTGGGCGTGCCGCTTTCACAGGTTCTCCGTGAGGTTTCCGACCAGTTCGCGTTGGCCGAGCTCCAGCACGCTCCGGTGCTGGCGGGCGATGTCCCCGAGCGGGAGCGTCTGCCGATTCCCGAGACCGTGCCCGATTCCGTTTTTCCCGAAGTCAACGACATGGTCGCCGCCTAG
- a CDS encoding Fpg/Nei family DNA glycosylase: MPEGDVVHRAALRLGRALDGRTLTRSDFRVPRHSTADLTGRAVLETVSRGKHLLTRVEGGLTVHTHLRMDGSWQISPSERGLPRGDVVRLVLANAEWQAVGVRLGMVDLVGAEEEWRLVGHLGPDLLGEDWDAAEAVRRLARRPETSIGVALLDQRNLAGIGTIYRAETLFLTGVWPWRPVGAVKDLEAIVSLARRLMDANKERQSRTTTGDLRPGRSTWVYGRAGRPCLRCGQRISHGEMGAQPQERLIVWCRHCQPEEPTG, translated from the coding sequence ATGCCCGAGGGTGATGTCGTCCACCGAGCCGCGCTGCGGCTCGGCCGGGCGCTCGACGGACGGACGCTGACCCGCTCGGACTTCCGTGTGCCGCGCCACTCCACGGCCGATCTCACCGGGCGTGCGGTACTGGAGACCGTCTCACGCGGCAAGCACCTGCTCACCCGTGTCGAGGGCGGCCTGACCGTCCACACCCATCTGAGGATGGACGGGAGCTGGCAGATCTCGCCCTCGGAGCGGGGGCTGCCCCGAGGCGACGTCGTCCGCCTGGTGCTGGCCAACGCGGAGTGGCAGGCCGTGGGGGTCCGGCTGGGCATGGTCGACCTGGTCGGAGCAGAAGAGGAGTGGCGGCTCGTCGGGCATCTCGGACCCGACCTGCTCGGAGAGGACTGGGACGCGGCCGAAGCCGTACGACGGCTGGCACGGCGGCCTGAGACGAGCATCGGGGTCGCGCTGCTCGATCAGCGCAACCTGGCGGGAATCGGCACCATCTATCGCGCCGAGACGCTTTTTCTCACCGGGGTGTGGCCGTGGCGACCGGTGGGGGCGGTAAAGGATCTGGAAGCGATCGTGTCGCTCGCGCGGCGGTTGATGGACGCGAACAAGGAACGCCAGAGCAGGACCACGACGGGTGACCTCCGTCCAGGGCGGAGCACCTGGGTCTACGGCAGGGCCGGGCGGCCTTGCCTGCGCTGCGGGCAGCGGATAAGTCACGGGGAGATGGGCGCACAGCCGCAGGAACGGCTGATCGTCTGGTGCCGTCACTGCCAGCCGGAGGAACCGACCGGCTAG
- a CDS encoding RrF2 family transcriptional regulator, which yields MRLSARVDYALRAAAELAAAGDGPTTVGELAKEQDMPPKYLENILLQMRRAGLVRGQRGPEGGYVLARPPAEISLADVIRAVDGPLANVRGERPEHVGYRGPAESLQQVWIALRASERAILEEVTLENVATGALPERVRSLSADPAAWD from the coding sequence ATGCGCCTATCTGCTCGTGTCGACTATGCCCTCCGTGCCGCCGCCGAACTCGCCGCCGCGGGTGACGGCCCCACCACGGTAGGGGAGCTGGCCAAAGAGCAGGACATGCCTCCCAAGTACCTTGAGAACATCCTGCTCCAAATGCGCCGCGCCGGGCTGGTGCGCGGCCAGCGTGGCCCCGAGGGAGGCTACGTGCTGGCCCGCCCGCCCGCCGAGATCAGCCTGGCCGATGTGATCCGTGCCGTTGACGGCCCACTCGCCAACGTCAGGGGGGAGCGGCCCGAGCACGTCGGCTACCGGGGCCCCGCCGAGTCGCTGCAGCAGGTCTGGATCGCGCTGCGCGCCAGTGAGCGGGCGATCCTGGAGGAGGTCACGCTTGAGAACGTGGCCACCGGGGCCCTCCCCGAGCGGGTTCGCAGCCTGTCCGCCGACCCCGCGGCCTGGGACTGA
- a CDS encoding ROK family transcriptional regulator — MERRPGVPRLLREINDRAALELLLASGPLTRGQIGELTGLSKVTASQTLARLEGRGLVEVAGEQAGGRGPNAALYGIISSSAYVAGLDVGPEFVATAIADIHGEIIVEVRVAPNGHEDPVALVHSGVVKACRSAKVALSKLRSVVIGTPGVVDPRTGDVRFSFDLPGWHEGIHEALARDLRRDVKIENDVNLVAIAERTLGAAREADDFVLLWVGRGIGLGVVLGGRLHRGRSGSAGEIGYLPVPGVPLAEDVRAVPGRLPSLAGGLQSLISAEAVVELAATYGFEGENAAECVAAAVAAGERGEPLINDIAGRLALGVASVCVVLDPGLVVLAGEVSRAGGDALTFRIEEAVARICPVRPQVVASEVTGNPVLRGAVIAALEQAREEIFAS, encoded by the coding sequence ATGGAGCGACGTCCTGGCGTGCCCAGGCTATTGAGGGAGATCAACGACAGGGCCGCCCTGGAGTTGTTACTCGCCTCCGGGCCGCTGACACGGGGGCAGATCGGGGAGCTCACAGGTCTTTCCAAGGTGACGGCGTCCCAGACGCTCGCCCGTCTGGAAGGGCGCGGCCTGGTGGAGGTGGCGGGGGAGCAGGCGGGGGGTCGTGGGCCTAATGCTGCGCTTTATGGGATTATTTCCTCCTCGGCCTATGTGGCGGGCCTGGATGTCGGTCCGGAATTCGTTGCGACCGCCATCGCGGATATCCACGGGGAGATCATCGTCGAGGTGCGGGTGGCGCCGAACGGGCATGAGGATCCGGTCGCCCTCGTGCACAGCGGGGTGGTCAAGGCCTGCCGGTCTGCCAAGGTCGCGCTCTCCAAACTGCGCTCGGTCGTCATCGGCACTCCGGGCGTGGTCGACCCCCGCACCGGCGACGTGCGATTCTCCTTCGACCTGCCGGGCTGGCACGAGGGCATCCATGAGGCGCTCGCCCGTGACCTGCGTCGCGACGTCAAGATAGAGAACGATGTGAACCTCGTCGCCATCGCCGAGCGCACCCTGGGTGCCGCCCGCGAGGCCGACGACTTCGTGCTCCTGTGGGTGGGCCGCGGTATCGGCCTCGGCGTCGTGCTCGGCGGGCGACTGCACCGCGGCCGGTCCGGCAGCGCGGGTGAGATCGGCTACCTGCCGGTGCCCGGCGTGCCGCTGGCCGAGGACGTGCGGGCCGTGCCCGGCAGGCTGCCGTCGCTCGCCGGTGGCCTGCAGTCCCTGATCAGCGCCGAGGCGGTCGTCGAACTCGCCGCGACGTACGGCTTCGAGGGGGAGAACGCCGCCGAGTGTGTCGCGGCGGCGGTCGCGGCGGGGGAGCGGGGAGAACCTCTGATCAACGACATCGCCGGGCGGCTGGCGCTGGGCGTGGCGTCGGTGTGCGTTGTGCTCGACCCCGGGCTCGTGGTGCTCGCCGGTGAGGTCAGCAGGGCCGGAGGTGACGCGCTCACCTTCAGGATCGAGGAGGCGGTGGCCAGGATCTGTCCGGTCCGGCCGCAGGTGGTGGCCAGCGAGGTGACCGGCAACCCGGTGCTGCGCGGGGCCGTCATAGCCGCTCTGGAGCAGGCCCGGGAGGAGATCTTCGCCTCCTAG
- a CDS encoding glycoside hydrolase family 3 N-terminal domain-containing protein — MGAAEILPRPGDDLRRRLAEGLGGVALYSRNLVDGEQVRTLTAALRAENPDVVIATDEEAGDVTRLEALTGSSRPGNLALGAVDDPELTELIAREVGLDMAAAGIDLNYAPVVDVNSGLDNPVVGTRAFGTDPWLVARHTRAWVTGLQSAGVAGCAKHFPGHSATAASGRAAAELLAGHR, encoded by the coding sequence ATGGGGGCGGCAGAGATACTCCCGCGCCCAGGTGACGATCTGCGGAGGCGGCTCGCCGAAGGGCTCGGCGGGGTCGCGCTCTACTCCCGGAACCTCGTGGACGGCGAACAGGTCAGAACGCTGACCGCCGCCCTGCGCGCGGAGAACCCCGATGTGGTGATCGCCACCGACGAGGAGGCGGGCGACGTCACCCGGCTGGAGGCGCTCACCGGCAGCTCGCGCCCCGGCAACCTCGCACTCGGCGCGGTGGACGACCCCGAGCTGACCGAGCTCATCGCCCGAGAGGTCGGGCTGGACATGGCCGCCGCGGGCATCGACCTCAACTACGCCCCCGTGGTCGACGTCAACTCCGGCCTGGACAACCCCGTCGTCGGCACCCGCGCGTTCGGCACCGACCCCTGGCTGGTCGCCCGGCACACCCGCGCCTGGGTCACCGGCCTCCAGTCCGCCGGGGTGGCCGGCTGTGCCAAGCACTTCCCCGGCCACAGCGCGACCGCCGCCTCGGGCCGGGCCGCCGCCGAACTCCTGGCCGGCCACCGCTGA
- a CDS encoding DUF6875 domain-containing protein: MGRKGPVCPYTQTALERGTFYLPLGSPVPLLAIRHMVPTGFPFLRDDPEQVAAYLERFGDRPPAALRAEVQAVADRYGLVPANAS, translated from the coding sequence CTGGGCAGGAAGGGGCCCGTCTGCCCGTACACCCAGACCGCGCTGGAACGCGGCACCTTCTACCTCCCGCTGGGCAGCCCGGTCCCGTTGCTGGCGATCCGGCACATGGTCCCCACCGGCTTCCCGTTCCTGCGCGACGATCCCGAGCAGGTCGCGGCCTACCTGGAACGCTTCGGCGATCGCCCGCCGGCCGCGCTCAGGGCCGAGGTCCAGGCCGTCGCCGACCGCTACGGACTTGTGCCCGCGAACGCGTCCTGA
- a CDS encoding glycoside hydrolase family 3 protein: MSELIANRGDQGLRRLAVGTLLAAFQGTEAPEWVLRELENGLGGVTLFGFNVADAAQLSALTSRLRETGDPVISLDEEGGDVTRLAYHVGSPYPGNAALGAVDDVELTRRVYRSIGDDLARCGVNLDMAPAADVNTADDNPVIGTRSFGAQAALVARHTVAAVHGLQSAGVAACVKHFPGHGATRQDSHLEVPLVDASAELLHKRELVPFRAAIEAGTRSIMTAHVRVPAVTGGLPATLSPATLTGLLRGELGYDGVIVTDALDMRAVTDTYGLAGGSVLSLAAGADLLCLGPIPTEDDVHLIVDEIIAAVLDGRLPVTRLEEAAERVSALRAWFGTPRTGEAEPDVIGLTAARRAVSLTGSAPPPVDPLVVEVDTPPTIAVGDVPWGFTPLPTRAEVLRVKPEAADVPGILERASGRSLIVVVKDAHRYEASKSVISALLAARPDATVVEMGLPIWRPEGVTYVATYGAARANAQAAAELLGV; the protein is encoded by the coding sequence ATGTCTGAGCTCATCGCGAATCGCGGCGATCAGGGGCTGCGTCGTCTCGCGGTCGGCACACTGCTCGCCGCGTTCCAGGGCACCGAGGCGCCCGAGTGGGTCCTGCGGGAGCTGGAGAACGGTCTCGGCGGCGTCACACTCTTCGGCTTCAACGTCGCCGACGCCGCGCAGCTGTCCGCCCTCACCTCCCGGCTGCGCGAGACCGGCGACCCGGTCATCTCGCTGGACGAGGAGGGAGGCGACGTCACCAGGCTCGCCTACCACGTCGGCAGCCCGTATCCCGGCAACGCCGCCCTCGGCGCCGTGGACGACGTCGAGCTCACCCGGCGCGTCTACCGGTCCATCGGCGACGACCTGGCCCGGTGCGGCGTCAACCTGGACATGGCCCCGGCCGCGGACGTCAACACCGCCGACGACAACCCGGTGATCGGCACCCGCTCGTTCGGGGCCCAGGCCGCGCTCGTCGCCCGGCACACCGTCGCAGCGGTCCACGGCCTGCAGTCGGCGGGCGTGGCCGCCTGTGTCAAGCACTTCCCGGGCCACGGCGCGACCCGGCAGGACTCCCACCTGGAGGTCCCGCTCGTCGACGCCTCCGCCGAACTGCTGCACAAGCGCGAACTCGTGCCCTTCCGCGCCGCGATCGAGGCGGGAACCAGATCCATCATGACCGCGCACGTGCGGGTCCCCGCCGTCACCGGCGGGCTCCCCGCGACGCTCTCCCCCGCCACCCTGACCGGCCTGCTCCGCGGCGAGCTGGGCTACGACGGTGTGATCGTCACCGACGCCCTCGACATGCGGGCCGTCACCGACACCTACGGCCTGGCAGGCGGCTCGGTGCTCTCCCTCGCCGCCGGAGCCGACCTGCTCTGCCTGGGCCCGATCCCCACCGAGGACGACGTCCACCTGATCGTGGACGAGATCATCGCCGCCGTACTGGACGGGCGGCTGCCCGTGACCCGTCTGGAGGAGGCGGCCGAGCGGGTGTCCGCCCTGCGCGCCTGGTTCGGCACGCCTCGCACGGGTGAGGCCGAGCCGGACGTGATCGGCCTCACCGCCGCCCGCCGCGCGGTCAGCCTCACCGGCTCGGCGCCTCCCCCGGTCGACCCGCTGGTGGTCGAGGTGGACACCCCGCCGACCATCGCGGTCGGCGACGTACCGTGGGGTTTCACGCCGCTGCCGACGCGGGCGGAGGTGCTGCGGGTCAAGCCGGAGGCCGCCGACGTGCCGGGCATCCTGGAGCGCGCCTCGGGCCGCTCCCTGATCGTCGTCGTCAAGGACGCCCACCGCTACGAGGCCAGCAAGTCGGTGATCTCCGCGCTGCTGGCCGCCCGCCCCGACGCCACGGTGGTCGAGATGGGCCTGCCGATCTGGCGCCCCGAGGGCGTGACCTACGTGGCCACCTACGGCGCCGCCCGCGCCAACGCGCAGGCCGCCGCCGAACTCCTCGGCGTCTGA
- a CDS encoding carbohydrate ABC transporter permease, with protein MTTYDMRHRTKKARKRRRLGKVGLNTAAMVVFLFAVFPVYWMVTTAFKSSEQIFTTDFIPFPTDPTLEHVRRVFTEGVAGHSIWRYLLNSSIVALGTVLVGAVFSLLAATAVARFRFRGRTSFLILLLIVQMVPGEALLIPLFMMVRRAGLYDQLLGLVVVNVAMTLPFAIWMLRTFVAAVPKELEEAAWIDGASRFATFWRVLFPLVAPGLVATSIFSFITAWNEFVFALTLIGDQGSYTMPVALRYFVSQRSVDWGAIMAASTLMTIPVIVFFLLVQRRMVSGLVAGAVKG; from the coding sequence ATGACCACCTACGACATGCGCCACCGGACGAAAAAGGCCAGGAAGCGCAGGCGGCTCGGCAAGGTCGGCCTGAACACCGCGGCCATGGTGGTGTTCCTGTTCGCGGTGTTCCCCGTCTACTGGATGGTGACCACCGCCTTCAAGAGCAGCGAGCAGATCTTCACGACGGACTTCATCCCGTTCCCCACCGACCCCACGCTCGAACACGTGCGGCGGGTCTTCACCGAGGGCGTCGCGGGCCATTCCATCTGGCGCTACCTGCTCAACAGCTCCATCGTGGCCCTCGGCACCGTGCTCGTCGGCGCGGTCTTCTCGCTGCTGGCGGCGACCGCGGTGGCCCGCTTCCGCTTCCGCGGGCGCACCTCGTTCCTGATCCTGCTGCTCATCGTGCAGATGGTCCCCGGCGAGGCGCTGCTCATCCCGCTGTTCATGATGGTCAGGCGGGCCGGACTGTACGACCAGCTTCTCGGCCTCGTCGTGGTGAACGTCGCGATGACGCTGCCGTTCGCCATCTGGATGCTGCGCACCTTCGTCGCCGCGGTTCCCAAGGAACTTGAGGAGGCGGCCTGGATCGACGGCGCGAGCCGGTTCGCCACCTTCTGGCGGGTGCTGTTCCCGCTGGTGGCCCCCGGTCTCGTCGCGACGAGCATCTTCTCGTTCATCACCGCGTGGAACGAGTTCGTGTTCGCGCTGACGCTCATCGGCGACCAGGGCAGCTACACCATGCCCGTGGCGCTGCGCTACTTCGTCAGCCAGCGGTCGGTGGACTGGGGCGCCATCATGGCCGCCTCCACCCTGATGACCATCCCGGTCATCGTCTTCTTCCTCCTGGTGCAGCGGCGGATGGTCTCCGGACTCGTCGCGGGCGCCGTCAAGGGCTGA
- a CDS encoding carbohydrate ABC transporter permease — MANTSTIARDGGSPSVPARGHRGATPPRGSSGLPAWAVPYALLVPGLLVIAGLLLYPLFQMVVMSFQNVGLRQIRGVPAESVGLENYQKLIESELFWTSLRNTVVFAVVTVALTLLLGTLVGLLLHKLGKKMSTFLIIGIMAAWATPQIATAIIWRWLFDAESGVINRALNALPDWFSSLLFGRSDWTGEPWLNDAFTIYLVLIIAVVWASFPFIAVSVLAGLKSISKELYEAARVDGASAWRIFWKITFPLLKPVFAVLTVLSVIWDFKVFTQLFVLAGGTSNREAFNLSLYAFTQAFSAPPKMGMGAAIAVVLTLILLVITFFYVRQIVKTEDVR, encoded by the coding sequence ATGGCGAACACCTCAACCATCGCCCGGGACGGGGGCTCCCCCTCCGTCCCGGCGCGGGGGCACCGAGGCGCCACGCCCCCGCGCGGGTCCAGCGGGCTGCCCGCCTGGGCGGTCCCCTACGCGCTGCTCGTCCCCGGCCTGCTCGTCATCGCGGGCCTGCTGCTCTACCCGCTCTTCCAGATGGTCGTCATGTCCTTCCAGAACGTGGGACTGCGGCAGATCCGGGGGGTACCGGCCGAGTCCGTCGGCCTGGAGAACTACCAGAAGCTCATCGAGTCCGAGCTGTTCTGGACCTCGCTGCGCAACACGGTGGTCTTCGCCGTCGTCACGGTGGCGCTCACCCTGCTGCTCGGCACGCTGGTCGGCCTGCTCCTGCACAAGCTGGGCAAGAAGATGTCGACCTTCCTGATCATCGGCATCATGGCCGCCTGGGCCACCCCGCAGATCGCCACCGCGATCATCTGGCGCTGGCTGTTCGACGCGGAGTCGGGCGTCATCAACCGGGCGCTCAACGCGCTGCCCGACTGGTTCTCCTCCCTGCTGTTCGGCCGCTCCGACTGGACCGGCGAGCCGTGGCTGAACGACGCGTTCACCATCTACCTGGTGCTGATCATCGCGGTGGTCTGGGCGTCGTTCCCGTTCATCGCGGTCTCGGTGCTCGCCGGGCTGAAGAGCATCTCCAAGGAGTTGTACGAGGCGGCCAGGGTGGACGGCGCCTCCGCGTGGCGGATCTTCTGGAAGATCACCTTCCCGCTGCTGAAACCGGTCTTCGCGGTACTGACCGTGCTCTCGGTGATCTGGGACTTCAAGGTCTTCACCCAGCTGTTCGTGCTGGCGGGCGGCACCTCCAACCGGGAGGCGTTCAACCTGTCGCTGTACGCCTTCACCCAGGCCTTCAGCGCGCCGCCCAAGATGGGCATGGGCGCGGCCATCGCGGTGGTGCTGACGCTGATCCTGCTCGTCATCACCTTCTTCTACGTCCGCCAGATCGTGAAGACGGAGGACGTTCGATGA